The Flavobacteriales bacterium genome segment TCCTCAACGCCCAATCCTTCTTCTTCGAACAACGGAGCCAATGGTGGATACACACCTGCTGGGGCAGCGCCTGTGGCTTGCGTCAAGTGATTATCTCCATCGTTGGTTTTCCAACTTGCTCCCAAGGCAGAAGTAAATGTTGGTTGCGATACGTCCGATACATAGTACCAATCAGATTGGGCAGCTGCAGCGGTCAGATCCAATATCAGGTAACCTTTCTGAGATAGGTCGGCAAACTTGATGTGTGGATTGATGGCTCCGATCACATTACTAGGAATTGGAACCGGACTGCTTTGCGTGGAAACACTTGTTACCACATACTCTACGCCCACACTCCCAGCTCCAGTGCTTCCCACATAGTTATCTCCAGGAAGGTCGTTGGCCCAAGAGGTGTGAATATCTCCGGTAAGAACAACCATGTTGTCCACGTTATTGGATGTCAATTGCTCGTAAAGACTATCGCGTTCCGCAGGATAGCCGTCCCACTGGTCGTCATTGACCACAAAATTGAAAACGGTCAGTGGAGCCATCATTACCTGCTGTCCAACAACTTTCCATTGTGGCGTTTCATTTACCAGGTTATCATACAACCAATGACGCTGTTCATAACCCATCAGACTGCGGTCGTTTGCATTTCCAGCGCCTTGTTCATCGCGGTCATAAAGGCGCGTATCAAGCATACTGAGGTGTGCCAGATCGCCAAAGCTGAATTCACGGAACCTGCGAGAAGGGTCGTTTGCATCTGGAAGTCTCACAGGCAACCATTCGGCATTGGCCTGAATACCGTTTGCTTTTCTATCTACCCAAAGTCCTTCGGCACCTTCTGTGTGGTTCTCGGCACCATCAGAATAAGAGTTGTTTGCAGTTTCATGGTCATCCCACACACAGATGAATGGATATTGCTGATGCGCATCGCGCAGATCTGGATCCAATCTGTAATGCGAATAGCGCGTTCGGTAATCACTTAGTTGGATGATCTCTGTAGCAGGCTCTTCCAGTCTGTCTTGAATAGAAGCACCCAAGCCGCCAGTGGCATATTCGTAGATATAATCGCCTAGGTGAAGAATGCAGTCAATATCATTACGGTTCACCATGTCTCGGTAAGCGTGGTAGTAGCCGTTCTCGTAGCTCTGACAAGAAACCACTCCAAATCGGAGATGATCAACACCACCTGTTGGGGCGGTTCTGGTCCTTCCAATAAGCGAATGCACACCATTGTGCTCGAAATCGTAGTAATACCAGCTGTCTTCAGCCAATCCGGTCACATCCACTTTAATGGTCCAATCGACAGAAGAATCTGTTGATGCAGTTCCACTTGCAACCACATTGCTGAAAAGTGTGTCTGTGGCCATTCGCCAATTCACATCAACTGGGTCGGTGCTGTTCAGCGTAATTCGTGTCCAAATGATGACAGCGTCAGTTAGCGGATCGCCTGAGGCAACTCCGTGGTAGAACGGCTCTAAGGCAGGTTCTAAGCTGTTTCTAGAATAATGCGTTGGGTTAAGGTCTTCTTGTTGCGCAATGGCAGAAATGGAAAGAAGGGTGAGTAGGGAGAAGAAAATTGACTTCATGATATTGGTTTGTGTGCAAACAAATTTAGATTAAAACCTAATTCTGCCGCGTTATTATTGCTTAATCCCAAATTCGAACATTATATGTAAATTGGTGTTTGAACATCAAACCAAACGAAAGAGAAATGAGCAAGCCCGAGATTGCACAAAAAGCACCTTATGTACAAGACCTAGAACCGGGCGTTTATGCTTGGTGTGCCTGCGGAAAAAGCAGTAAACAACCGTATTGCGATGGTTCGCACAAGGGCAGCGAGTTTGCTCCGGTCATTGAAAAGATAACAGTGGCCAAGCGAGTGGCATGGTGCGGTTGCAAGCAAACTGCCGGCAAACCGTACTGCGATGGCAGCCACGCTAAGTTGTGATCTGGCAAAAATGGACGGCCTCTGACGATTTCCCGTCAGAGTCCGTTTTATGCAAACCCGTAAGCCAGATCCTGTTTTAGCTCACCATTTATCTATGCAACCTACCCATCGGGAAAGAGCGAGCAACTCTTAATTCCCGACCTATTTGGTCTTGCAGCCCGTAAGGTTTGTCCCATTCCGATGTTACCACCGAAACGCGTGAGCTCTTACCTCACATTTTCACCCTAACCCTTCGCAAGCAAAGGGCGGTCATTTTCTGTGACACTTGCTGTTGCCGTAGAATTCCTTCCGCGACACCCACATTTGCATGCGGTACGGTGCTCTATGCTGTCTGGACTTTCCTCCATCCCGACATGTCGGGACAGCGGTGAGCCGATTTGCGCTGCAAAGTTAGCTTAAGTTTAGATTGACCACCGTGGCGCCTACACCATATTTGTGGAACGGCCCATCTTGGAAGTGCAATCCATATTCTTTCAACTCTTGACGAATGGCTTCTTTCAGCCTTCCCGTGCCAACTCCATGAATGAAAGTGATCTCGATGTAATTGTGGGTCAAGGCATGGGTCAATCTCCGTTCGAAATGCCGCATTTGGGTCAGGAATTTTTCGTGATCAGGCATATCGTGCGGGTCTAAGCCGATAATGGCTTCCAAGTGAAGATCCACTTCTTCCTCAAAGATCAATGAGGCAGGTTGAACAGTTTTGAATGCCCGAGGATTTTTTGGAATCGATGCAGGTGCTGAAACGATTCTTTCTTCCTCAATAGGAACAGCAATGGCTGGGTTTTCAAGGCCTTCATAAAATATGTAGTTGCCAGCCTTCACAAATCGGGTCGATTTGATCTTGAGCATGGTTGAGATCGGTTTTCGGTTTTCATAACCTGTTGTTCCGAAAAAAAGTAGATCAATGTTCAGATTGCCTACCGAACCAACGTCTTGTCGCCTCAAGGATTGAACGAGATGTTCACTCTTCGGCAATACTTCCCCATGAAATAGGCTGAACCATTGCTCATCCACCTTGGCGGCAACATTTACCAAGATGTGGTACTTTGAATTATTGATGAAGTAAAGGTCAAGATCGCCCGTATCTGGCTTTTCAGCGTTCGTTGACATGAAAGCCAAGGAAAGTTCTGGCAATTCGACTCCTTTTTTTACCGATGGAATAGGCATTGGAGCAACAACTGGTTTGTTGATAACCGGCACGGGCTTCGGTTTTTCTGTTACACGGTCGCGCTCTGCAGGTACAAGTTTGCTGATTGCATGAGGCATGGTGAGACCCGATCTGTCCAATACCAAGGCGGTCTTGGGATCGAGTAGCTTGATGATGATGCCTTCTCCTTCGTCATCGAGGTATCTTACTTTTTCGCCTACTTTGAACATGTCCTAAAAGTACACTCCATGAAATTTAACTCTTTGAATGGAGTTGAATTCAACCGTTGGAAACGGTAACTTGATGAGGTTCACAGCCTTGAAAACGGTTCGTAACCATTTCTTATTGGTTCTGATCTTGGTCAGGTCAACATCTAAGGATAGATAGATCTGCCGATGCCGCACAAAATTTGGCAGTTCATTTCCGTTATCGTCAAATTTCGGATTGCTGAATGCACCGGTCATGCCATCGGCACCAAATCCAACGGCCACATTCAGCCAACGCGGAAATTTGCTTTCATCTCTAAGGAAAGAATGAATGTTGGCCGAAAACCAAATGGTATGTCCATTGTAATCCTTCAACATACGTGAACCAAAACTATCGCCCAGCAAATTGGGACGATACTGTGCATAATGCGTTGGGTGATAAGACATCTTAGGCGTTATCCGTTGCTCGTTCCAAGCCAGCTCTTGAACAATTACAGCAAATGATCCGCATGTGTTAACGGTAAAATCGCTGAGTGAAAAACCCCATGCATCCGAAAAGCCATCCAATATCTCTATTCCGGCCATGTAGAAACTACCCATGAAACCTCCGGCCCAAACACTTGTCTGTCGGTTGAATCCAGACCATCTCATCAGATCCATGTAATAATACCCGATGGCATAGCAGGTGAAGAAGTGTCCCGCCTTATCCATTTGCATCCACTCGCGGCTATCGTCAAACGTGTGAAATTTTGAACGTGGTTCGTTAACATACCAAAGCTGATTTAGACCGACCACTGAACCTACCCAGACGCCTGCGGAAAGACCGCCTAAAACATAAGCTCTGGGTTTAAAAATGGTGTCGGAATAGGTCTTCCATTCGAATTGGGTTTTCTGAGCGGAGGCTATTGAAACCGACCCGATAACCAGCAAGAAAACCAAAAGCTGCCTGAACATGATGTAAAAGTAGTTTTTACCTAGATCGAAAAGTTTGGCATTGTCTTGGTATTGTGTGTCACGGATAAAACCAAAGTGTCTTAAACGTTAAACAAAAACTGGAAATCATGAAAAAGCTCACTCTAATCTTTGTAGGTCTTTTGGCAATTACCTTCCGGTCTAGCGGTTATGGATATTCCTATATCAACAGTTATGCAGACGGATTCGTTTTTGACGAGATGGGAATAACCTTTGCCGTTTACCCAGATGGTGAATTCGACTTTTACCTGGCCAACGGTCAGCAGTCCAATACGGTAAGTAACGGATATGTGAATGTCACCTTCAATTCGGGATACAATTACAACCCGTACGTTCAGTATGATGATTTCGGAGCGGTGATTCAAGTTGAAAATGTTCCGATCTGGTATGATTACTACGGAAGGGTAACTCAGATCGGAGATGTGATGATCAACTACAACAACCGTAGGGTTTGCCAAGTTGGAGGATTGTATGTTCACTACAATTCATACGGATACTACGCCTACCATACAGGCTACATCAACACATGGAATCCGTATTTCGTTTTCCGACCATTCTATGTTGCCTTTGCACGCCCAGTTGTAAACATGTGTTTCGTAAGACAAACGCCCTACAGACAATACTACACGCCAGTGCGCTATACTTACTACAGACCTTATGTACAAAATGTGCGACCTTGCTACGCAACCATTGGTCATACTTACAGACCGAGCGGTCACGGAGTAGCACACGCTAGGTATACTCAAACTGCTGGTAGAGGTGAGGTTCCGGTGAGACGCGAGCGAAGTACGGTGACTACTGCGCAAGGGAGCCAACAAAGGCCTGCGGTAAACCGATCTTCTGTAAGCGAGCGTTCAGCAGTTCAACCTTCGCAGGTTCGTAATGCACCTTCTGTGTCTCAACGGCCAACAGCAACACAAACGTCTCGTCCGGTGAATGACGCAAATAACGTTCGGGTACAATCAACCAGACCGCAGGCAGCATCGACCCAATCAAGACCAGTGCAATCTGCACCAGTCAGAACTGGAGCTCAAACTCAAAGTTCTAGCTCTAATCGGCCGGTTTCTACACAACCACGGACAGCAGCGACTTCTACACGAAGCACTAGCCAAGTGAGACAGAATATGCCAGCACAGAATTCGATGAGTTCGAAGCCAGCAAGTTCAGTGTCAAGAACGCAAGCGACCAGAACAACTGCAAAGCCTCAATCGAACGTCAGCAGTACTCCAAGTCGGTCTGCAGCGGGCAATTCAGGAACTCGTCCCTCAAGCGTAAGTTCTTCTCGAGGAACTTCAACAGTGGCCAAAGCTCCAGCAACTAGAGCAAGCGCTCCTTCATCTGCAGTAAAAAGTGGTGCAGCGAGAACTACGGTTAAGCGTTCTAACTAAAAGACGAATGTCACGAAAAGGAAGGGGCGGGCCAATTTGGTCCGCCCCTTCCGTTATTATCAGAGGTATTCGATTATCAGATCGTACCGATCATCTTCCGTGGGTCAACCCACTCGTCATATTCTTCAGATGTCAAATAACCCAAAGAAAGCGCAGCCGCTTTCAGCGTAGTTCCTTCTTCGTGTGCTTTTCCAGCAATTTCGGCTGCTTTGTAGTAACCGATCTTGGTGTTAAGAGCAGTCACCAACATCAAACTGTTGTTCACCAATTCTTGAATACGTGGGTGATTTGGCTCTATTCCTTGGGCGCAATGCTCATCAAACGATACGCAGGCATCGCCCAAAAGTCGAGCAGATTGAAGAACATTATACGCCATGACTGGCTTGAACACGTTCAATTCGTAATGTCCCTGTGTTCCTGCAATGGTAACGGCTGTATCGTTTCCCATCACTTGCGCGCAAACCATGGTCAAGGCTTCGCATTGCGTAGGGTTCACTTTTCCAGGCATGATCGAAGAACCTGGTTCATTGGCAGGAATGAGCAATTCGCCAATTCCAGAGCGTGGACCAGAAGCCATCATTCGGATATCGTTGGCGATCTTATTCAGCGAAACAGCCAGCTGTTTCAATGCTCCGTGGGTTTCCACCAACGCATCGTGTGCAGCCAAAGCTTCAAACTTGTTCTCAGCAGTAATGAACGGAAGTCCTGTGAATTCGGCAATTTTCTCAGCAACGAGTTCAGAATAACCATCAGGTGTGTTGATTCCCGTTCCAACAGCAGTTCCTCCCAAAGCGAGTTCAGAAAGATGCTCAAGGGTGTTGTTCAGTGCTTTCAATCCATGGTCCAATTGAGAAACATAGCCGCTGAACTCTTGTCCAATAGTAAGCGGAGTTGCATCCATCAAGTGAGTACGACCGATCTTTACCACGCTTTTGAATGCCAGCGATTTGGCCTTTAGCGTATCACGAAGTGTCTGAACACCTGGAATCGTGTTTTCAGCGATTAACTTGTAACAGGCAATGTGCATTCCGGTTGGATACGTGTCGTTAGATGATTGACTCTTGTTCACATCATCATTTGGCTTCAAGACTTTGTCCTTGTCATCCAGTTTCCCACCAGTCATTACGTGAGCACGGTTGGCAATCACCTCGTTGGCGTTCATGTTGCTCTGCGTTCCCGATCCGGTTTGCCAGATCACCAACGGAAATTGATCATCATGCATTCCATCAAGAATTTCATCGCAAACGGCAGAAATCAGGTCTCGTTTCTTCTCATCAAGAACACCTAATTGGCAATTGGTATGAGCTGCGGCTTTCTTCAGGTAAGCAAACCCGTAGATCACCTCCAATGGCATACTGGCTGCTGGGCCAATTTTGAAGTTGTTTCTTGAACGCTCTGTCTGTGCTCCCCAATATTTATCGGCAGGCACCTGCACTTCGCCCATGGTATCTTTTTCAATTCTAAAATCTGACATTTCGTTGTGACTATTAGTTAAGAATGGTCGCAAATTTACCGTCTCGCACAACGCTACCAAACAAGGTTTGAAATAAGCTTAGTTTTGTAGCTCATTTAATCTCCATCCAGCATGAAATTTACGTTTACATCTCTTGTTTCGCTCTTGATATTGGTTGCATCCGCCATGGCCCAACCAGTAGTTCAAGGATCTATTACACATGGAGGTTTACAGCGTGCTTATCGTTTGTATCAACCGAATATTTATACGGGCACAGAAGCTGTTCCATTGATCATCAATTTGCATGGTTACGGTTCACAAGCATTTGAGCAGGAAGTGTATGGAAGTTTCAAGGCCATTGCCGATACGGCCAATTTTATCATTGTTCACCCCGAAGGAACAATGGATAACGCTCAGAATCAATTTTGGAATGCGTTTGGAATACCGGGTGGACCAGATGATGTTGGTTTCCTTTCAGCCTTGATTGATTCAATTTCTGCTGATTACAACATTGACCCGAACCGTGTTTATTGCACAGGTATGAGCAATGGAGGATTCATGAGCTACAAAATGGCCTGTGACCTTGGAAGTCGCATTGCAGCCATTGCCTCTGTAACAGGAACGATGGTTCAGTCTGAATTGAGTGCGTGCAACCTAGATCATCCAACGCCAATAATGGAAATCCACGGCACAGCAGATCCAACCGTTCCTTATTTGGGTGATGCTACCCAGACCTTTGTTGGTACAGAAGCGGTGGTCAATTATTGGGTGAGCGTCAATAACTGCAATCCAACGGCTGTTCAATCTGCCGTTCCTGATGTTAATGCTTTAGACGGCTGCACTGCCGATCATTTTGTCTACTCAGGGGGAGATGCAGGTTCAACGGTGGAGCATTATAGAATAAACGGTGGAGGTCATACGTGGCCAGGTTCTCCAACAGTCATTTCTATTGGCGTTACCAATCAGGATTTTTCGGCTTCGGTTGAGATATGGAGATTTTTCAATCAATACAGACTAAACGTATTGACGACTGGGATTGAACAAACAACAAAACCAAGTTTCACCATTTATCCTAATCCTTCGGAAGGAGAAGTTGCCATTAGGTTCGAAACGGCTGCTCAAAGAACTTTTGAATTACGCAATTCACTCGGACAACTTTTAAGGTCAGATTCCTCAAAAAGCGCCACTTTTCGTTTGCATGCGGAGAGAGCAGGAGTCTACTTCTTGACCGTTTTTGCTGAGGATGGAATATTTACTGAAAAGTTGGTCATTAATTGAGCACTTCTTTTTGCCCAATTCGTAAGCATACACTACTTTCGGCTCAAATTTCAAAGAGATGAGCGTAGGTATCGTAGTAATATTCATGTACATGTTGATGGGCTTTTGGATGTTGGTTTTCCTCGGACTTTGGATTCCGTTGATGGCAACATTGCTTTTCATGGAGCGATTTAGCCCAGAAATGGGAGAAAAATTGGCTGCATTTATCGCGCCACGCGACTGATTTTAAACTTAAAGTAACGTTTTAACGTTTTCAGGAGGCCGTCCCAAGACGGCCTTTTTTTGTTTCACAACAATCGGTCGCTCAATCAATTTCGGATATTTCACCATTGCAGCTATCCATTCATCGTCCGAAAGTTCTTTCACTTTAAAGTTGTCTTTGAAATCGGTTTCGCCTTTTCTGAGTAAATCGTAAGGTTTGATACCGAGCAGGCTAATCAATTCTTTCAATTCAGCTTCAGAAGGAACATCAACCAAATAGTCTACGATTTCAGGCTCAATGCCAGCATCACGAATCAATTGAAGTGTTTCTCGACTTTTGGTGCAACGCGGGTTATGGTAGATTTTCATACGCTAGAGTAATGAAGGGATGAAGAGGTGAAGTTATGAAGTGTGCTTTTTGTCGATTGATTTGATCAGTCCATTTATCAAAGCAGCACACTTTTGTTCTTGCTCGTTTAAAAGTGCTATTCGGTCATTTGTACAGAAGCCCAATAAAACACAGAGATCCAAAACCGTATTTACTTCACTTAAGGAACCTCTTGCAATATGGAGGAAGTGCCTAAATTCTTTGTCTGAATTTCTTCCTGCTCCTTCAGCGAGATTCAGCGGAATGGAAACCGAAGCCCGTTTGAGTTGTGAAGTGATATTGAACTTTTCGTCAGATGGTAGTTCAGAAGAGAAGATGTAAATCAGCTTTACAAGTTCCATTGCTTCCTGCCAAGCAACTAGCTTCTTATGCGGCCAATCCTTCTTCATTACTTCACCTCCTCATCACTTCATTCCTGAGATTCTTCATTGCCGAATTGAAGCAAATAACCTTTGATGAACTTGTTCAACTCGCCATCCATCACGCCTTGCACGTTAGATGTTTCGATACCTGAACGTAGGTCTTTTACCAATTTATATGGATGGAAAACGTAGTTGCGGATCTGCGCTCCGAACTCCACTTTCATTTTTCCACCTTCCACCTCGGCACGTTTTTCCAAACGCTTTCTGAGCTCAATATCATACAGTTGAGACTTCAATAAACGCAATGCATTTTCGCGGTTCGTGCCCTGCGATCTGCTTTCCGTATTTCGGATGATGATACCGCTCGGATGATGCGTTACCCGAACACCCGTTTCCACCTTATTTACGTTCTGTCCACCAGCACCACCAGATCGGAACGTGTCCCAAGTAATATCTGCCGGATTGATCTCGATATTGATCGTATCATCCACTACAGGATAAACGAAAACGGAGGCGAAGGACGTATGTCTTCGGGCGTTGCTGTCGAATGGAGATATTCTCACCAAACGATGAACACCGTTTTCTCCTTTCAGATTTCCGTAAGCATAGTCACCTTCTATCTGCAACGAGCACGAGCGAATTCCTGCAATATCGTCTTCTTGAATATCGTTCTGCAGAACCTTGAAGCCATTCTTTTCAGCCCACATGATGTACATACGCATCAACATGCCAGCCCAGTCGCAACTTTCCGTTCCGCCAGCACCAGAGTTGATCTCTAAAATGGCGTGCAGCTCATCACCTTCATCGCCCAACATGTTTTTGAATTCGAGATCTTCGAGCAGATCGGTGAATAATTCCTGTTGCGCAGTTACTTCTTCTTCAGAAGCCTCGCCTTCTTTATTGAATTCGTAAAGAACAGTCAGGTCTTCGAGTGCGGTCGTAGCTTTTTCAAAGGCCTTTGTCCATTCCTTTTTGGCGTTTGTTTTCTTCATCAATTCCTCCGCTTTTTTAGGGTCGTCCCAAAAACCAGGAGCTAATGTTGTCTGTGTTTCCTCGGCTATTTCGCGCAGCTTTCGGTCTATTTCTAAGTAGCCATGAAGCGCGTTCAGTCTTTTTTTGAGGTCGTTCAGTTGATCTGTTGTGATCATAATTGTTCGTGTTTTGGGGTGATTTTCCCGAAGCGCAAATGTAAGACAAGTGTTGGTGCCTGAAAGTTACTTGTCGCTGAGGAACTCATTGATCAATGTGCCTTCAAATCCGCGTTGCGTGGCAAAGCGATAAATGGCCGATCTGCGTTTCCAGGGATTCTTTTCCTTCAGGCTCGCCCGTTTTTCATCCATGGTTTCGCGCAGCACGTTCAAATAAGCGTCTTCATCGATTTCCGTTAGTGCCAGCTGAATACATTTTTTACTCACTTGGTGGTTTTTCAAGCCTTCGGTGATCTTCACTTTTCCCCATTTCTTGATGTTGAATTTGCCTCTTGCGTATGTGCGGGCAAAACGCTCCTCATTCAGGAAATTCTCTTTCATCAATGAAAGCGTGATCTCTTCGCGCCATTCATCTGGGATTTTCAAGTCCCACATTTTCTGATTCACATCGTGATGGCTTCGCTCTTGATACGCGCAGTATTTCCGCAATTTCTCGAGCGCTTCTTTCGGGCCAAAATCCATGCATGAAAAATAGCTATCAAAGTCGATAGACCATAGTCCACGGACCACAGCAGCGCACGCTCTATTTCTAAACAATTTTTTTCCGTTGACTATTAACCGTTGACCATCGACTAAAACTAGCTTTGCCCAACTTTTTTGATGGAAAACAAACGCGCCCTCGCACTTCTGTTCAGTTCACACGTGGTTTCGAGCTTTGCGCAGGGAATTACCATGCTTTCCATTCCGTGGTACTTTGCTTCGGTTGTCAACCAATCTGTGGTGTTCGGAAAAGTGCTTGCCGTGGCCACGTTCATCAGCATTTTTTGGAGCCTTTTTGCAGGAACACTTATTGACCGTTATCCACGCAAGAACATCTTTTGGTTTGCGTCCATCGTTGGTTTTATTGTGCTTGGATGTGCTGGTCTGTACGGAGAACTGCATCAGGAAGCGCCTATTTGGTTAGTTGCTTTTGTGTTTGTTTTCACCTTTTTCGGGTTCAACATCCATTATCCCAATCTCTACGCATTTTCGCAGCAATTGGCAGCCAAAGGCGATTACGGCAGAGTCAATTCGCTGATTGAAGTTTTAGGGCAGGGCACCAACGTGCTTTCGGGCGCGTTTGGCGCTATTCTGCTTTCGGGCACAACGGGCGGAAGTTTGAACATGATGGGTCTGCAGATTTCTTTTCCCTTTGAAATTGAGCAATGGACCATTTGGGAAATTTTCCTGCTCGATGCGAGTACGTACGCACTTGCCGCGTGCATCATTCCCTTCATTAAATATGTCGATCACAATCCACTACCGATCGATATGGAGAAGATCCTACTTCGCTTTAAGCGTGGTTGGAAGTTTCTAACGTTGAACAAGGAACTTCTGGTCTTCGGTTTGGCAACCTATTCCATTTTTGTTGTGCTGCTGGTCGAGGTACAATTTCTGCTTCCCATTTTCGTAGATAATCAGT includes the following:
- a CDS encoding MFS transporter; this encodes MENKRALALLFSSHVVSSFAQGITMLSIPWYFASVVNQSVVFGKVLAVATFISIFWSLFAGTLIDRYPRKNIFWFASIVGFIVLGCAGLYGELHQEAPIWLVAFVFVFTFFGFNIHYPNLYAFSQQLAAKGDYGRVNSLIEVLGQGTNVLSGAFGAILLSGTTGGSLNMMGLQISFPFEIEQWTIWEIFLLDASTYALAACIIPFIKYVDHNPLPIDMEKILLRFKRGWKFLTLNKELLVFGLATYSIFVVLLVEVQFLLPIFVDNQLEAGADVYASSEVYFALGSLFAGFLIQKLTRNLAPAKSILLLMFLAGVSFVVVAFSKSVVGFYLFSTLIGFSNAGTRITRVTFLFNHIPNNIIGRANSIFYIYNIASRGLLLSLFALPFFSASNNIVWCYGICGGFILVSIIPLVGVLPQLQTLKIRTE